In a genomic window of Deltaproteobacteria bacterium:
- a CDS encoding thiamine pyrophosphate-dependent dehydrogenase E1 component subunit alpha, with translation MHELMVEARALEERLIQMYKQGHGYFWIGGPGEEAFNVPLGLLMKKGQGPAYDYLHAHYRQSGTVLALGEEPIGALRQMKNTATDPYSRGRNFAGHFSKKEWNIAPVSSPIEVQYSMAPGTAWMQKRHGGDGISIVTGGDAGTAEGDFASCLVWSSRPGNEVPLLIIVTNNQWGISTAAQGQHGEKHVADRGKAFNIRSKTIDGNDPVNCYLELEEAMAYVRKERKPFLMEAMVSRLYGHSSASGANFVANEADCIANYERYLEQAGVLTREQMDGIRKKWVETLAEQARQVRDEPQPEGSDIWKFIYKERE, from the coding sequence ATCGGCGGCCCCGGCGAGGAGGCGTTCAACGTCCCCCTCGGGTTGCTGATGAAGAAGGGCCAGGGCCCGGCCTACGACTACCTGCACGCGCACTACCGCCAGAGCGGCACCGTGCTCGCGCTGGGCGAGGAGCCCATCGGCGCGCTGCGGCAGATGAAGAACACCGCCACGGATCCGTACTCGCGCGGCCGCAACTTCGCGGGCCACTTCTCGAAGAAGGAGTGGAACATCGCGCCGGTGAGCTCGCCCATCGAGGTGCAGTACTCGATGGCGCCGGGCACCGCGTGGATGCAGAAGCGCCACGGCGGCGACGGCATCAGCATCGTGACGGGAGGCGACGCCGGTACGGCGGAAGGCGACTTCGCCAGCTGCCTGGTGTGGAGCTCGCGCCCGGGCAACGAAGTCCCGCTGCTGATCATCGTCACCAACAACCAGTGGGGCATCTCCACCGCGGCGCAGGGGCAGCACGGCGAGAAGCACGTCGCCGACCGCGGCAAGGCCTTCAACATCCGAAGCAAGACCATCGATGGTAACGATCCGGTTAACTGTTACCTCGAGCTGGAAGAGGCGATGGCCTACGTGCGCAAGGAGCGCAAGCCGTTCCTGATGGAGGCCATGGTGAGCCGGCTCTATGGCCACTCCTCCGCCAGCGGCGCGAACTTCGTGGCCAACGAGGCCGACTGCATCGCCAACTACGAGCGCTACCTGGAGCAGGCCGGCGTCCTCACCCGCGAGCAGATGGACGGCATCCGCAAGAAGTGGGTGGAGACCCTCGCCGAGCAGGCCCGCCAGGTCCGCGACGAGCCGCAACCCGAGGGCTCCGACATCTGGAAGTTCATCTACAAGGAGCGGGAGTAA